A single genomic interval of Xyrauchen texanus isolate HMW12.3.18 chromosome 8, RBS_HiC_50CHRs, whole genome shotgun sequence harbors:
- the LOC127648428 gene encoding prostaglandin E2 receptor EP1 subtype-like, whose protein sequence is MDILFTSSLPASCQHSRDYNFTTFCPDNQTFNSSSTGLINPPAFGMSYFTMTLGALSNLIALAILAHSYARFRRRAKAPFLLLASALLLSDLAGHVITGALALHLHLGRVKHHGAAIIVEPPQGYCKLFGACMVFFGLCPLLLGSAMAVERCIGITQPLLHSTVVTVAHVRFTVLLVTSMALTLAGLPLLNVGNYKPQFPGTWCFLPVNGQLSIADASLALAFSILGLISLIISVLSNTISGLKLFQARFKDQRVKSSMARRHGSILSSSLHSLDVEMMTQLAGITVVSCVCWNPFLIYILISVIKFYEGISRPEHQCEKLLLLVLRLASWNQILDPWVYILLRRAVLRRVLQLLQSDDRVMFTQSSSYTDSHRKKISLH, encoded by the exons ATGGATATTCTGTTCACATCTTCCTTGCCTGCTTCATGCCAGCACTCTAGAGACTATAATTTCACAACGTTCTGTCCTGACAACCAAACTTTCAACTCATCATCTACTGGTCTGATTAACCCACCTGCTTTTGGAATGTCCTACTTCACTATGACCCTAGGTGCACTCTCAAACCTGATAGCACTAGCAATCCTTGCCCATTCCTACGCCCGCTTCCGGCGGCGAGCCAAGGCACCATTCCTGTTACTAGCTTCAGCCCTGCTTCTAAGTGACCTGGCAGGTCACGTGATCACTGGAGCCTTGGCACTGCACCTCCATCTAGGAAGAGTCAAGCATCACGGAGCGGCAATAATAGTGGAGCCTCCTCAGGGTTACTGCAAACTGTTTGGAGCTTGCATGGTATTTTTCGGCCTTTGCCCTCTACTGCTAGGCAGTGCGATGGCAGTGGAGCGTTGCATAGGCATTACACAACCTCTCCTGCACTCGACTGTTGTTACCGTAGCACATGTCCGCTTCACTGTTCTCTTGGTCACCTCCATGGCCCTTACTTTGGCGGGACTTCCCCTACTGAATGTGGGCAACTACAAACCCCAGTTCCCTGGAACTTGGTGTTTCTTACCGGTGAACGGTCAGCTTTCCATAGCCGATGCAAGCCTTGCTTTGGCTTTTTCAATACTGGGGCTCATTTCATTGATCATCTCAGTTCTATCCAATACTATAAGTGGGCTGAAATTGTTCCAGGCAAGGTTTAAGGACCAACGTGTTAAGTCAAGCATGGCTCGAAGACATGGGTCAATTTTGTCCTCGTCTCTGCATTCATTGGATGTGGAGATGATGACTCAACTGGCTGGGATAACGGTGGTCTCCTGTGTCTGCTGGAATCCTTTTCTT ATTTACATCCTCATATCTGTGATCAAGTTTTATGAAGGAATCAGCAGACCGGAGCACCAGTGTGAGAAACTGCTTCTACTAGTCTTGCGCTTGGCCAGCTGGAACCAGATTCTGGATCCATGGGTTTATATCCTCCTGCGACGAGCAGTTCTGCGCAGAGTCCTTCAGCTGCTGCAGTCTGATGATAGAGTCATGTTCACACAAAGCAGCTCTTACACTGACTCTCACAGAAAGAAAATTAGTTTACACTGA